Proteins co-encoded in one Papaver somniferum cultivar HN1 chromosome 5, ASM357369v1, whole genome shotgun sequence genomic window:
- the LOC113280940 gene encoding uncharacterized protein LOC113280940, with amino-acid sequence MVNPESGDLGVSHSRRSLRDLSWSELLPSSLEDDGLNWDGSQDVLERFHCVVGDDTAKEILRRCPEFRTRLQKIGCNWNLIHLASEYGYVELVKALVTKDASICSSLDLSNKSPLDYAAMSWRTRVINELLSPKVCTQLSVGEVKLLLENALCIAVRKNRAAFRVLAMKYMEDWVHQYDRIKAAKMDTKARLLMCVIQMGDFEGYKDLVHRRCPDILDYVSAFPFGGTPLHIAIKAGKGKLTEFVKDIIRRKPYFARELDHKGHTPLDIASIHGYLEIVKELLDQVGPHLCSLHKNITFWNQLDDDPDEYHIENINDTYNRTKLLADKDDEADQEMRHIFMKDDALYYGKTSITYAIHHERISVIKKLLPIWWKSSGVVLKARDISLFSDLKKAKEGEYSETLKLLMGWYMGGELLNSRDWDTTNASQLASSYKEIVNHLLNPNILHHLSLFFVKESKKKGRSDNHCSAVIEVTGGTTNVEANAVYQMLMTTYYPEYFREVTALSQSVLNLWVDKEKSVITFKLSMRSLLFQSKISNHGDFLGTLSSKFTKKEIVEKYKVDNVVGRLLTIWKKNHDVETLSSEDGNQVPNSSDGARDGANEVATDSTQHPPNGEVNNDDCIITTAENVIGNNSIMINQTYTSSLFGQKHSSAKECRDAILNASIRDRRCVKFEKSTRKLIVAKCSHESCKWRLDAKDVTDGFLVSKRITTEHTCSASSSNANNMATSAWVCPRIIDSVRQNPNFQPKEIIDLIKREFLIEISYMTAYRAREQAIEKIHGSPTDSNIILPNYIDNILRSNPDSIAISEPTEDEKYHRVFISYKACIKGFLNGCPDLVFFEKCPIKKGHEGNILAAISVDGNNDMFPFAFAIVESDSKSAWEYFFHHLKYFVGDLRMTIISNPSYNQLSEVVESYFPEARHGPCTWHLAREMTKKFGSKIVDKYFWPMARALTKEEYDKLLANLMGTDQTAAEWIEKNLPDNWATSDFQRDSYIYMNINVAEAYGHWIQPSRNLPISSMLERISIDLTNMFNDRRTMAINSSTRVTKYAENLITEADEVSKFRYVLQQEQSVYEVEDSNNLKYRVDLSDKSCSCLFWQKVGIPCSHALATIKKTEKDISYSKFCKAYYSTESYQMAYKDTINLVLLDKPVNTILPIKRGISGSTSEAGRKKSKTPVMHCSLCKKSGHTKKSCKSLLS; translated from the exons ATGGTTAATCCCGAATCAGGAGATTTAGGTGTTTCGCATTCGCGCAGATCACTTCGTGATCTTTCTTGGTCTGAACTACTTCCTTCGTCACTTGAAGATGATGGGCTCAATTGGGATGGATCACAAGATGTTTTAGAAAGGTTTCATTGCGTAGTAGGTGATGATACAGCGAAAGAGATCTTACGAAGATGTCCTGAATTTAGAACAAGATTGCAGAAAATTGGATGCAATTGGAATCTGATTCATTTGGCTTCAGAATATGGATACGTCGAGCTTGTAAAGGCTCTAGTAACTAAAGATGCTAGTATCTGTTCGTCGCTAGATCTATCGAACAAAAGTCCTCTTGATTATGCGGCCATGTCGTGGCGAACGCGGGTTATTAATGAACTACTTTCTCCTAAAGTCTGTACCCAATTAAGCGTCGGTGAAGTGAAGCTGTTGTTGGAGAATGCTCTTTGTATTGCCGTCAGGAAGAACCGCGCAGCCTTTCGAGTGTTGGCGATGAAGTACATGGAGGATTGGGTCCATCAGTATGATAGAATAAAAGCAGCCAAG ATGGATACCAAAGCTAGACTGCTTATGTGTGTTATTCAAATGGGAGATTTCGAAGGCTATAAGGACTTAGTTCACCGCCGCTGTCCAGACATCCTTGATTACGTATCCGCGTTCCCTTTTGGGGGTACACCGTTACATATTGCTATAAAGGCCGGGAAGGGGAAACTAACTGAATTCGTAAAAGATATCATACGAAGAAAGCCTTATTTTGCACGTGAGCTGGATCACAAGGGGCACACACCCCTTGACATTGCATCAATTCATGGTTACCTGGAGATCGTAAAAGAGCTACTTGACCAAGTTGGTCCTCATCTATGTTCTCTCCATAAGAATATAACTTTTTGGAATCAATTGGATGATGATCCTGATGAATATCATATAGAGAATATAAACGATACTTACAATAGAACAAAATTGTTGGCAGACAAGGATGATGAGGCTGATCAAGAAATGCGACATATTTTCATGAAAGATGATGctctttattatggtaaaactTCTATTACCTATGCAATCCATCATGAACGAATTTCAGTAATTAAAAAACTGCTCCCTATTTGGTGGAAATCCAGTGGGGTGGTATTAAAGGCACGGGATATCTCTCTGTTTTCGGATTTAAAAAAAGCTAAAGAGGGAGAGTACTCAGAAACACTGAAATTGTTGATGGGGTGGTACATGGGGGGTGAGCTTTTAAACTCTCGGGATTGGGATACAACTAATGCATCACAGTTGGCTAGTTCCTACAAAGAGATCGTAAATCATCTATTAAATCCAAATATTTTGCATCATCTGTCTTTGTTTTTTGTTAAGgaaagcaaaaaaaaaggaaGGTCTGATAACCATTGCTCCGCAGTCATCGAAGTCACAGGTGGTACCACAAACGTGGAAGCTAATGCCGTTTACCAAATGCTCATGACCACTTATTATCCCGAGTATTTCAGGGAAGTGACAGCTCTAAGCCAAAGTGTCCTTAATCTTTGGGTGGATAAAGAAAAGTCCGTAATAACATTCAAACTCTCTATGAGGAGTCTTCTCTTTCAAAGCAAAATTTCGAATCATGGAGATTTCTTGGGCACTCTATCATCCAAGTTCACCAAAAAAGAG ATTGTGGAAAAGTATAAAGTTGATAATGTAGTTGGAAGACTTCTTACGATATG GAAAAAGAATCACGAtgttgaaacattatcttcagAAGACGGAAATCAGGTACCCAATAGTTCAGATGGTGCTAGAGACGGAGCAAATGAAGTAGCTACTGATTCTACACAACATCCACCTAATGGTGAAGTTAACAATGATGATTGCATAATCACAACTGCGGAAAATGTTATTGGTAATAACTCGATTATGATTAATCAAACATATACATCATCCTTATTCGGTCAAAAGCATTCATCTGCAAAAGAATGTCGCGACGCCATCCTGAATGCCTCCATACGAGACAGAAGGTGTGTTAAGTTCGAGAAATCTACCAGGAAATTAATCGTTGCCAAGTGCTCCCATGAGAGTTGTAAGTGGAGGTTAGACGCGAAAGATGTTACGGATGGTTTTCTTGTGAGTAAAAGAATAACCACCGAACATACATGTTCTGCTTCTTCGAGCAACGCAAATAATATGGCAACTTCTGCATGGGTTTGTCCTCGCATTATTGATAGCGTAAGGCAAAACCCAAATTTTCAACCGAAGGAGATTATAGATTTGATTAAGCGTGAATTCCTAATTGAGATAAGCTATATGACGGCATACAGAGCAAGGGAACAGGCTATAGAGAAAATACATGGTTCACCAACGGACTCGAATATCATACTCCCGAACTACATCGACAACATCTTGCGATCAAATCCAGACAGCATTGCAATTTCAGAACCCACAGAAGATGAGAAGTATCACCGTGTGTTCATATCATATAAGGCATGCATCAAAGGTTTCTTAAACGGTTGTCCTGATCTTGTGTTCTTTGAGAAATGCCCTATCAAAAAAGGACATGAAGGTAACATACTTGCAGCAATTAGTGTAGATGGGAATAATGACATGTTTCCATTTGCATTTGCAATCGTGGAGAGTGATTCGAAAagtgcatgggagtactttttcCATCATTTGAAATATTTTGTTGGAGATCTCCGAATGACAATAATATCAAACCCTTCTTATAATCAGTTGAGTGAAGTTGTTGAATCTTATTTTCCTGAAGCAAGGCATGGGCCTTGTACTTGGCATTTGGCTCGGGAGATGACGAAGAAATTTGGGTCTAAGATTGTAGATAAGTATTTTTGGCCGATGGCTAGGGCTTTAACCAAAGAGGAATATGACAAACTCCTTGCGAATCTGATGGGTACAGATCAAACAGCAGCTGAATGGATAGAAAAAAACCTCCCGGACAATTGGGCTACTTCGGATTTTCAAAGAGATTCCTACATATATATGAACATTAATGTTGCAGAAGCATACGGCCATTGGATTCAACCATCAAG GAATTTGCCCATTTCATCTATGTTGGAGCGAATAAGCATTGACTTGACAAACATGTTCAATGATAGGAGAACGATGGCCATCAACTCATCAACTCGTGTCACTAAATATGCTGAAAATTTGATTACGGAAGCCGATGAAGTCTCTAAATTTCGTTACGTGCTGCAACAAGAACAGTCGGTATATGAGGTTGAGGATAGCAACAATCTGAAGTACCGGGTAGATCTTTCAGATAAGAGTTGCTCTTGTTTGTTTTGGCAGAAGGTAGGGATCCCGTGTTCCCATGCACTTGCCACAATtaagaaaacagaaaaagataTATCTTATTCAAAGTTTTGCAAGGCCTATTACTCGACAGAAAGTTATCAAATGGCTTATAAAGATACTATAAACCTTGTCTTACTTGATAAACCAGTCAACACTATCCTACCTATTAAAAGGGGAATATCGGGTTCTACTTCTGAAGCCGGGAGAAAGAAATCAAAGACACCTGTCATGCATTGTTCATTATGTAAGAAATCAGGACATACGAAAAAGTCTTGCAAAAGCCTTCTTTCCTGA